The genomic segment AATCAACGAGTCCAGCTATTCCTACGCTGCAAGGCATTGAATATCATGACTGCTCTTGGTATGCCGGACTCCTATGTTGTTGAGTAAATCCTGAATACACTAGGTGAAAACTATCGTGTTCGGGATTTACTCAACAACGCCGATTTGAGTTGTAGTTTTGCGATTTGCGATTTGAGTTTTGAGATAATATATTGTCGCAAACGACAAATTAAAATTTTCGTATTTAGTTTATCATCTGAATTTGTTCCACTCACCTATTATACATCGGCAACTCAAACCAAAAAGTAGATCCTTTGCCCTCCTCGGATATAAACCCGATTCTGCCATTCATTTTATTTATTGCCGCTTGCGCGATGAAAAGCCCCAACCCCGTCCCCTCTGTTTGGCTATGCACGACGTTATGCGAACGAAAAAATTTCTGAAATATCATTTTTTGCTCTTCAACCGGAATACCAACGCCTTGATCTATAACATCCACGCGCGCGTAGCCGTCTTTTTGCGTAAGTGTTACTGATACAGACCCATTGTCGTTACTATACCGAATCGCATTATCAACCAAATTTTCAAAAACCATTTTTGTATATTCTTCATCGGCCATGACTTCGGGAAAAGAATTCGGTATCTGCGCAACAATTTCAGTATGATGCGCTTTGGCGTAGGGCTCCATTACCTTTATTATGCGCATAATGAGATCTGAAAGCGATAATGGTTTAGTATGCAGCTGAAACATTTGCCCTTCTATGCGCGATACATCCAGCATATCATTAACAATCGCAACCATGTGTTCGTTATACGCGCGGATTATTTCCAAATATTCCCTATCTTTTGGCCGCAAAGACGACGACTCGTCAGCGTACAAAAGATTCAACGTCCATTTAATTGATGAAAGCGGAGCGCGCAGCTGATGCGAGGCAATATTAACAAATTCAGTTTTTGTGATACTGGCTCGCGCAAGCCGCTCAAAACTTTGCACGACTATATATCCAATGATAAATACCACCACCGAAACGATACTCACGCTTCCAATTACAACCTCTGTTTCGCTATACATACTAGCAATAAAGTATGTGCCGAGGGTAGATATGATAGTAAAAACCCCCATTATAATAAATAGAAATGGGGGACATTCCCAAAGCGAAAGGCCAAGCCTCCTACATTGTTTCCAAAATAAAAGTTGATCGAGCATAAGCGTATTACTATTATACCCTGTTACGGGATTTTGACCAAAAGAGAGATTCTTGGTATACTTGGGACAATAAAGAAAAATGTCAAAATCCAAATTACAAAGTCCAAATGAATACTAAAATCCAAATGACGAATGTCAATTTAGGCTTTTGATTTGGTATTTGTCATTTATTTGACATTTGTAATTTGGATTTTGGATTTTAAATTGACGGGGTGTAGTATACTGGCAGTACACGTCCTTTGGGAGGATGGAGACTGGGTTCGATTCCCAGCACCCCGACCAAATTCATAAACGAAACTCGCCTTAGCGATCTACTAACGGGCCGTACCCGCCATAGCTCGCTTCTGCGAGCTATGGCGGGTATCGTATAACGGCATTACTCCTCTCTTCCAAGGAGGTGACACGGGTTCGACTCCCGTTACCCGCTCCAGAAATAGTACCTTGCTAAGTTTAGAGAAAGGAATTATTTAATGAGCAAGCAAATGTCATGTATCCATGAATGCCAATGTCTTTGCCATCAGTCAAGCTTACACATTTCTCATATAAGGCCGTGTTGTATCTTGTGTGACAAATGCGAGCAAAATATTACAACCGCCCCATACAACAATCATTTGAAACAGTGCCATAGGCAAAAAGAGGGCGCAATAATGCCAGGCCTGCTTCAATGTCCGTATGAATGTATAAACTGTCATTATAATATTCATATTTCTTGTGCTGAGACGTGCAAAACATGCAAACTCTATCACAAGATAATTAATTGCTACCTTCATAAAAATCTGTAAATCGTCTCGCTAGTAAACGCATAAAAAAGCTCTTCGATGCTTCGAAGAGCTTTGCTATTTTTACCAATTCTGTACCACGGCCGTAAATGCTAGTTTAGACATGACGCTGCCGCCATCATTTCTAATGACGCCATACGAATTATTATCCGGCGCGCACCATCCAGCTGGACCATCGCAATTCCAAAGATCAAGCCAAAGCCATAGCCCTGTGCCTATGCACCCTGCATTTTGCGCCGCACGAATGCAAAGCGCCAGCACATCCCGCTGAAGAATCTCCCCTCCCCATGTGGTGTAATGCCCAAATTCCACAAGCAGAAGCGGAAGATTAGTCAACGCTTTAATAATGCGCATGTTCCCGGTGAGCACGTTTTCGGCAAGAGGAATCTGTGGCGCGTCTTTCACGTTTAACGCGCCCTGCACATCGCGATACATGGTATAGGTAAGCACACCAACACCGGCTTTAGCAATCGCTATCGTACCCTCACGCGTTCCTCCGCCCGCCCAAATGCTATCTCGCGAAATGCCTCTCCCTACTAAATAATTTACGGCTTGGGTCAGGTTACTTATAATTATTGACTTGCGGGCATCATTGTCAACCCATAAAATATCAATCTCTTGCGACAGATTGTACACAATACTAGATCCAAAAGCATCAACAATCTGCCCCCACCAGTCAATGCCCGACGAAGAAAAATAACGTAGCTTATCTCCCCAAACCACAGCTATCATACCACTCGCCTGCACTCGCCCAACAAGCCATTGCAGCCTGCTTAAACTGTACCCAGACGCAGGATAGTTAATAGATTCCGTGGGAATGATTACGTGCGTCACGCGATTTTGCGCAAAACTTGCTATCAGCCAATTGCACTCTGCCCTTCCAGATTCTGTATCAAGTACCTTCCAAAACCCAAGACCCTCACTCATGAGGAAGTTAATAGCACGAATTTGCATTTAAAATACCTCCTATCTATTCTCTATAGTGGGGACGATATTCGGTCATAACACGCAAAGAATAATAAAACAACCCCATCCTGCAAATGCGGAACGGGGTTGTTTTCAAAACGAAACTTGCAATTATTATCGCGTTGCTTCTTTTAACGACTTGCCTGCCTTAAACTTAGGAACTTTCATTGCTGGGATCTGTAGTTTCTCTCCTGTCTTTGGGTTAACACCTTGTCGTGCCGCGCGATGAGAAACTTGAAATGTTCCGAAACCAGTTAATGCTACCGAACCTCCTTTGCTCAAAGTTGAGCTGATGGCATCAAGCATTGCTTCTAGCGCGTCTCCTGCCGCTTTTTTTGTTATATCTGCT from the Candidatus Spechtbacteria bacterium genome contains:
- a CDS encoding HAMP domain-containing histidine kinase, which gives rise to MGVFTIISTLGTYFIASMYSETEVVIGSVSIVSVVVFIIGYIVVQSFERLARASITKTEFVNIASHQLRAPLSSIKWTLNLLYADESSSLRPKDREYLEIIRAYNEHMVAIVNDMLDVSRIEGQMFQLHTKPLSLSDLIMRIIKVMEPYAKAHHTEIVAQIPNSFPEVMADEEYTKMVFENLVDNAIRYSNDNGSVSVTLTQKDGYARVDVIDQGVGIPVEEQKMIFQKFFRSHNVVHSQTEGTGLGLFIAQAAINKMNGRIGFISEEGKGSTFWFELPMYNR
- a CDS encoding HU family DNA-binding protein — protein: MNKDQLLDVMSSKADITKKAAGDALEAMLDAISSTLSKGGSVALTGFGTFQVSHRAARQGVNPKTGEKLQIPAMKVPKFKAGKSLKEATR